A segment of the Panacibacter ginsenosidivorans genome:
GCAAAACCCTGGCTGGCATTACTTCCTTTTATAACGTTACTGATCGGTTGGAACCAATTGGTAGTAATTGTTGCATGGCATCCATCGAAAAGTTTTAATGAAAAAAGAACCGATACAAGTAACAATTTACGTGTAATAAGCTGGAATGTTCGTGGTATGTATGGTATAAGCAACAGTGCATACACGCAGCAACGTAATCGTACGGAGATAGCCAATTTAGTAAATAAGCTTGACGCTGATGTTGTATGTCTGCAGGAGTTCGCTAACATTATTAATATTAAAAACCCGGATGATGAGAATATTGGCCTGTTAAAAAAGAAATATCCTTATTATTATTTTTCAGAAGATTTTAAAACCAACTCTGCAAAATATTTTTCCGGAACTATTATATTTTCAACACACCAGCTTATATCTCCTGTAAAAATAAAATATCCGGGCCGCCGTGCGGAAAGTCTCATCTATGCAGACATAGTAAAAGGAGGCGACACCATAAGAATATTTACCAGCCACTTACAATCTTTTGAATTTACCCAGGAAGATTATGCTAACATAGAAAAAATAAAAGAAACAGATGCAGAAGTGCTTGATGCTTCAGAAAGCATTTATTCTAAAATGAAAACAGCTTTTGCAAGAAGAAGTAAACAGGCAGAAATAGTAAAAGCTGAGCTGGATAAAACCCCATATGCTTCTGTTATGTGCGGAGATTTTAATGACGTACCGAATTCCTATACTTATTTTCATATAAGGGATAAAAGGCAGGATGCCTTTCTTTCTTCGGCCTTCGGTATTGGCAAAAGCTATAGTGCACTTGCGCCTACGCTTCGTATTGATTACATCATGCCAGATGACCATTTTACAATAGACCAGTTTGAAATGGTAGACGAAGGCCTTAGCGACCATCATCTTTTGGTTGCCGATATTAGTATGAAAAAATAAAATATCTTCGCTGTACTATGATCCACTCCTCAATATATTGTTGTTGTTGCTGTTGCTAAAACATCAGCATTTTTTGCTCGCTCTAATCTTAAACAACTCAACAATAAAATATCAATAATCAAACGCATGTCACTCAAAGTATATAATTCATTAACAAGACAAAAAGAAGTATTCGAACCTATTACAGCAGGCCACGTCGGTATGTATGTGTGCGGCCCAACAGTTAGTGGCGAAAGCCATCTTGGTCATGCACGTCCCTATATAACCTTCGATATTATTTATCGCTATCTCATGTATCTCGGTTATAAGGTTCGTTATGTGCGTAACATTACAGATGCAGGGCATTTTGAAGAGGAAGGCCGTGAAGCAGAAGATAAGATCAGTAAAAAAGCAGTACTTGAAAAACTGGAACCGATGGAACTGGTGCAGAAATACACCAACCTCTTTCAT
Coding sequences within it:
- a CDS encoding endonuclease/exonuclease/phosphatase family protein; this translates as MAGRIIRKFTKWVFLVLNIICCILFLLSLLAFFISPAQWAPIGFLSLAVPYVAVILLLYIIFWLIAKPWLALLPFITLLIGWNQLVVIVAWHPSKSFNEKRTDTSNNLRVISWNVRGMYGISNSAYTQQRNRTEIANLVNKLDADVVCLQEFANIINIKNPDDENIGLLKKKYPYYYFSEDFKTNSAKYFSGTIIFSTHQLISPVKIKYPGRRAESLIYADIVKGGDTIRIFTSHLQSFEFTQEDYANIEKIKETDAEVLDASESIYSKMKTAFARRSKQAEIVKAELDKTPYASVMCGDFNDVPNSYTYFHIRDKRQDAFLSSAFGIGKSYSALAPTLRIDYIMPDDHFTIDQFEMVDEGLSDHHLLVADISMKK